In the genome of Nycticebus coucang isolate mNycCou1 chromosome X, mNycCou1.pri, whole genome shotgun sequence, the window AGGTGCTTCCTTCATCTGAAGTTAGCATTTTCCAGGTGCTTGTCCCTGCCACCTTTCTCACAAGGAAGCAAGCACAGTTGAATTCTAGTCAGAACCCCACCTGCTCCTAACTTGCATTTCTGGACTTAGCCTTTTTCTCTGCAGCTGTAAGAGTAATATGTCAAACGATGCTCTGAACAGAAAGCTCTTGTTGCTCTGAGTTTTCATGGTTTCAAGAGTGTGAATGAAATAACAGTGTAACCCAAATTTTATagggatgggtggcgcctgtggctcaaaggagtagggtgctggccccatataccggaggtggtgggttcaaacccagccccggccaaaaactgcaaaaaaaaattatagggatGTGTCGCTTGACTGCATTTagcctgtgtgtgtatgtctgcgTGTGTGTTTTAGTATTCTCTGAAGTATATAATTACAGTGAACACAATCCTGAGCaatgataaacaataaaattGGGTACAATGTGGCTGACTGTCTCTATGGCAACCTCTATCGACTATGGATATGCATATATTTTACTCATTTCagtaaatttcatttaaaaatgtaaatggtctTATGTTCATGATCATGCATTTGTGACCATTCGTTATTTGTGACTGTGGTGACTCTGCTATTCTTTCTGCTCTGGAATCTTATAAAAGCTGTGTGGAGGAGGTGGCTGGGGGAGACACCAGGAGAGAGATGACTCATTTTAACCTTTTCTGGAACAAACAGGTGATTACTTTGGAAAAAGATGATTTTAGTATTTACTCCTTCTTACCACCTCCACAAGCCTTTTGTGGTGACATATATATGCACTGACCTTACCTTTCAATCCCTGCAGTTGGTCTGGGGCTGTGTGGACTTGAGAGCACTTTGCGTTCAAATGAATGTGGGGAATCCTTTTGGTAGAGAGGCTCAGTTGCCTTATGCTTGCTGGGGACAACTCCTTGAGGGCCTCATTTTCTAACGTTCCATGATGAGAATTTAAAAACTGCTACAGAGCATCTTATCTAGCCTCATGAAATCAGATGGCTGTAAAAAGTGTTCACATGGCAAATTGGAGGCTTCCTGAGGTCACAGTTAAGACAGTAagctatagggcggcgcctggggctcagtgagtagggcaccggccccatatgccgagggtggtgggttcaaacccagccccggccaaactgcaacaacaaaaaaaaaatagccgggcgttgtggcgggtgcctgtagtcccagctgcttgggaggctgaggcaagagaatcgcgtaagctcaggagttagaggttgctgtgagccgtgtgacgccacggcactctacccgagggcggtacagtgagactctgtcgctacaaaaaaaaaagacagtcagcTATAGATTCGGGCCATGACATCGGGCCAGGTACATGTGGTTGATAATTCACTTCTTTCCTTGGCCTTCCACTAATTTCTGTCATAGTATTAGAaatgtagggcagcacctgtggctcagtcggtaaggcgccggccccatataccaagggtggcgggttcaaacccagcctcggccaaactgcaacaaaaaaatagccgggtgttgtggcgggcacctgtagtcccagctacttgggaggctgaggccggagaatcgcctaagcccaggagttggaggttgctgtgagctgtgtgaccccacggcactctaccgagggcaataaagtgaaactctgtctctacaaaaaaaaaaaaaaaaaaaagaaatgtatcccATGCTCCCTGGTGAATTAGAATTAGCCAAATTCACTATCTACCCTGTGACCTATGAAAATGCATGTTATAAGAAGGATCCACATGAAGCAGGATTCCTCTGTGATCCATAGGCTGTGACAAAGATGTCATGTTGGCCAAAGGAAGCATGATTTTATTCTGTTTGGGTGTTGTGGAGGGATCAGGGTTGAAGGAGTGACTGAACTATCATCACAGAGGGTAGTGCTTTGGGGCGCGatggcatgcatctgtagtcctagctactcgaaaggctgaggagggaggatccctgaagcccaggaattggagatcagcctgaacaagagccagaccccatctctacaaaaaataggaaaactagccgggtatcatagcaggtgcctatggtcccaggcttgggaggctgagacaagaggatcaatcacttgagcctaggagtttgaggtctcagtgagctgtgatccggccactgcactctagcctaagcaacagagcaagaccctgtctcaacaaaacaaaacaaaaaagtaatgaTAACATAACCAAGACCCTTCCTATGGCTTGAGGGTTCGAGCAGACATCCCTGCCATCTGTCTGCCTGCTTTCGCTATCATTTTTGAAATTCTGATACTATCATGCCCATAGTCAAAGCAACTAACTCCTATGCCTACCAGaactttctttctgcttttgtcactctctgttttttctttttgtgtgtgtgttgctgtAAATGAAACACAGTTTCTTATTCACGGTCATTCTCTTATTGGGAATGAATAGGAGGTTTTGATTCTCAGGACATataacccatttttttcttttgttctgatgTACTTTTCCCTGTCCTTGAAACTGTAGTTATTATACCCAGAGAAGTAACACTTTGTTTTGCATTTGTAAAAATCCCTTCTTTTTTGTGGAAGCTATCTCAGCACAGTTGGCTATTTTAATAGATAACATGTAGCAAATACCACACATTCCTTTACGTAgtccttgaaaataattttcagctttGGCTCTGCTACATTGTTATTTTCCTGGCTGCTTATTTTGAAAGGACAGCAAAACGACTTGCTACCCTTTTAAAGGCcataatgataaaaaagaaaaaaaataaactcattctTATCATTATTAAAAAACTCTGATGAATGCAACAAAGATTGTGAAATGACCAGGGAACAGTTTGTGATACAGAAAgggtatctttttttgtttttttgttttttttttggccggggctgggttagaacccgccacctccggcatatgggaaccagcgccttacccctttgagccacaggtgctgcccatcttttttcttttttttatatagaatttttttttttatttcttgtctcAAGACCAGCTTAATATtgcagaaaatttattttttttttattgttggggattcatcgagggtacaataagccaggttacactgattgcaattgttaggtaaagtccctcttgcaatcatgtcttgcccccattaagtgTATATTGCAGAAAATTTCAATCACTATTGACAACtcacctccttcccccacccaaaTCTTAATCAAGAGCTTTTCAAGTACAGACATGTTGATCTCTCTTCTGTATATAATGTTATGAAATAAAGGCAAAGGATTGTGTACATCTTGTAGAAAATGCTGTCCAGGGTTCTGGAGATAGTGGCTGCTCAGGCTGCTTTCACTGTCCATGTTCTGACAGACTCTTGTTCATGAATTGTCTCTCACAAAGCAAGTCCACCACTTGCTGAGTTTATCATTCTGAGGGTCAAAAACTTTCTCACAAAGTCTCAGTccagtctcttgccttagctgtTGTAAATAGGCTCTCATCACTTCATCTTCCTGTTTGTTTGCAGGTTTGGCATAAATTGCATTAAGTGGAAAACCAGGCTCTCCAGGAATGAGAAAATTAGTGATTTCCAGTGTATACATTTCTTTCTCACCTTGGCTTTTGGAATTGCACTTTTGGAGTTTCTTTAGACACTCAGAAATATAGAGAGTTATATATATCAAGGTCCTATCAGCTTCATTCTTAATTTCATAGTTTTTGAAGAAGACATTGGCCTTGAAGTAATCTATGGCTTCATCCACAATATCTGTATCTTTCGTCTCTCTAGGGGCAGGTCCTTTGAACTGATTTCTGATAGGTAAGAGTGCCATGTATCCAATGAGTTTGGTGTCAGGGTCCATGAGAAAAGAATGGTAAGCCGGCATCTCAGCGGCAACTGGGTCTCAAACCAGCATAGACAGAAAGGATATCTTTGTTTAGCAAAAGTCTAGAACATGGACACCTGCAACACAACAGGATTgtaactttcttcctttctctctccccttctctttctttccccctccctccatcccttccttctttccttttttctccctcccttcctccctccctctcactctctgtctctttctctctctcttttttttagacagagtctcactctgtcaccctgggtaaagtatagtggtatcatcatagcttactgcaacctgcaattcctggcctcaagcaattccctgcctcagcctcccaagtagctgggaacatagCTTCCTTTGACATTTTTGTATTGTGTAAACACTATGAAATGAATCCATTTTGATTGCCATGgccatacatttttttcatcactTATGGTTTTTGCAGTAGCTAACATGGTGTAAACCACTCTAGCACTGGGGTTAAGAGAACTGGGTTTTGAGCTCCAACTTACTAACCAGGTGGTGCTCAAAACACAGTGGTGGGCTAAAGACCATGGAAGGCCATTCTCTGAAGTTGGTGTGTGATGTGTAAATTTGTAGCCTAATTCTCTATTTGACTTCTCCTCAATGCACTGAATAAAAAGATTATAGATGTAAAAGGTAAATCACCAAACACAAAAACATCACTATATGCGATAGTATGCTGGCCCCAGTGTTTGCTTCTTTCTTGACAACCTGAGGTGTtaactcatttttctcttctttttaagagCTTGTTTTGCAGAACTGGAAAAATactgaacaaacagaaaaaggggcattggctcagtgcctgtagctcagcgggtagggtgccagccacatacaccagggctggtgggttcaaacacagccagggcctgccaaacaacaatggcaactgcaatcaaaaaatagctgggcgttgtggcaggtgcctgtagtccccagctacttgggaggctgaggcaagagaatcgcttaagcccaagagtttgagattgctgtgagctgtgatgccacagcactctacccagggcaacatagtgagattctgtctcaaaaaaaaaaaaaaaaagagagagagagagagaaagaaaaagaaaaaggggcacATAGCCACTTCAGCATCTACCAGACCCTGTTCCAAGAAGTCAAGTAAGACCAGCCTAACAGAAAACCACTGCTCTGGAAAATAGACTGCCTTTTACTCTTTATACCTTTGCCATTTCTTCTTGCTTTCATGCCAATCCTTTTCCTGTcttggaaagtaaaataaacttgcTTTAAAACCTGtcttatggggtggcgcctgtggctcagtgagcagggcgccggccccatataccgagggtagcgggttcaaacccagccctggccaaactgcaacaaaaaaatagccaggctttgtggcgggcgcctgtagtcccagctactcgggaggctgaggcaggagaatcgcctaagcccaggagttggaggttgctgtgagctgtgtgatgccacagcactctaccgagggcaataaagtgaaactctgtctctacaaaaaaaaaaaaaaaaaaaaaaacctgtcttatagtggcacctgtggctcaaaggagtagggcgccggccccatatactggaggttgggggttcaaacccagccccaggcccccccccaaaaaagaaacaaaaaacaactgtCTTAGAGGCTGGAGCACTATGGTAGGCCAcggtgggcagatcacttgagcttaggggtttgagaccagcctgagaaagagtgaccccatctctactaaaacaggaAAATGAGCTGACTGTTATGgagggcgcttgtagtcccagctactcagaaggctgaggcatgaggatcacttgaacccaagagtttcaggttactgtgagctatgatgatgccatggcactcaaccccagcatgaaaaagtgagactctgtctcaaaacaaacaaacaaaaaacatatctTAATGTTTGAGTTGAGAATTCTTTCTCAGCCTATGGTACAAACACCCATAAAAAGCTGTAATTGTCATCTTTGGAAGAATAACAGAAATCTAGAGATTGTGATACTTTTTTCATAATTTCCAGGTTTTAACATATAGggtatatattattaaaatatattcatattttatgtcATATATGTTATATGTGACATATAGCACACACAAAACCATATGCACATAAGACTGCAGACTTCAGAATTTCCTATACAACTACTTTTGCCATATGCATATGACAAATGAGCATGATTTacttaacacatttttttcagGTTGTTAGTTGTCTTTTGGGGAGGGAAGGCCGGGTCTCACGAtgttacctaggctggagtgcagtgactacTCACAAAGACAATCATAGCACACtacagctttgaactcctgggctcaagtgatcctcctgtctcagcctcctgggcagaTGGGACTATGCGCGTGTAGTATCATGCCCAACTCaacatatttctttaaattgggagacattttaaaatttaaataaactgaTGCTCAGTCTAAAGTGCAGGGTACATTTATCCCTGGTGACACGGATGGGCATAGCACTAAAACTAGTGATTCACAGAGTGAGAGAGATGATCCATTCCCTAGTCTCTTTCAGTCCTGTGATGTCAAGGGGAGAAAGTCTCAGTTTAGAACTAGTACATATTTTGACAATAGAAGAGCAAATATCATGCTCAGAGCCTCCATCAAATAGTAGTATTTAGCTAAAATTCagtaactgttttgtttttgttgtactAACCACAGACTATAAGGAAGGAAAACCAATCACTTCGAAAAAAAGCTTTGTGATCATATAAATATTCTTCTTGAAGAACATAAATTGtgaaataaagttaattttattcaaaaagaTAGAAGCAACATGTTAGAATTTAGCACGTTGCTGCTACTTTAATCAAAATAGTTCATAGTTATTgtaggaatttttctttctttcttttttttttttgtagagacagagtttcactttattgccctgggtagagtgccgtggcatcacacagctcacagctacctccaactccttggcttaggcgattctcctgcttcagcctcccgataTTGTAGGAATTTTTCAAACAGCAACACTGAAACTCAGTAAAGAAATAGGAATGCCAGGTCAAGAAGGCAATATTTTGCTTCTTGCCCAATATTGAGACTATGTTTGCTATGTAACTAACTGTAAATAGCTATATAACCATGGTGCAATTACAGATTTGATTGATGTGTGTAATCAAAACCTGCaaataaggcggcgcctgtggctcaaggagtagggtgccagtcccatatgctggaggtggcgggttcagctccagccaaaaaccaaaaaaaaaaaaaaaaaacctgcaaataaaataagcatttggTTCTCTTACTAATCTCGCTCCACAAGCAcaaacagacattttttttttttgagacagagtctcattatgtcaccctcagtagagtgtcgtggcgtcacagctcacagcaaccttaaattcttgggcttaagcaattctcttgcctcagcctcccaagtagctgggacgacaggtgctcacctattttttgttgctgttgttgcagttgtcattgttgtttagcaggcccaggccagggtcaaacctgccagccttggtgtatgtggccggtgccctactcactgaactacaggcacatagCCCAGACATCTTAATATGCAATAGGCAAGAGTGGAGTGATGGCCTAATAACATCCAAACAGTCATTAAGAGTGACAGCAGAGCCAGCTACAGAGGAGAAGCTGTTACAATGGGAGCACAGGGGCATGCAGGCAAATGGTGCCCATCATGTGTGTCTACTGAGAGAAAGGCTGTTCCTTGTACCCTCACAACTACAAATGCTAACCAGAACACTCCACGGAGTCCCATTTTTAGGGCATACATTTTCCATAAGAGTGAAAATTTTGGGcttggtatggtggctcatgccgagatggatggattgcctgagctcgctggttcgagaccagcctgagcaagagtgagacccccaatctctaaaaaatagccaggtgttttgtgtcaggggcctgtagtcccagctactcgggaggctgaggcaagaggattgcttgactccaagagttggaggttgctgtgagctatgaggctctGGCACTTTAtggagggtaataaagtgagacactgtctcacacacacacatacaaggagaaaaattagtaaaaatagcaaaattagccagatgtgtggcaggtgcctgtaatcccagctacttgagaggctgaggcaagaggattgcttgagcccaggagtttgaggttgctgtgagctatgatgaggccaaggcactctacccagggtgacagagtgagacttggtctcaaaaaaaaaaaaaaaaaaaaaaagaaagaaaaaaggctcagGGAAGGGACCAGAggttaattgttttttctttggtAGGTCCATACTTTAGGCAGATAGAGGAACTTCAGCCTGTGCTTTGAGAGAGGTAGAAGATTGAGAGataggaaggagaggagggaaaacaATTCTTTTCTTGGTGGATCTGTCCAGACTTTATGTAGATGGGCGAAAGTCTCTTCTAGTATCTGTTGATCTCTCAGGGTCTTTAatccaaaatattcattataccaGGAAGCCATATTTCGGGGTGAAATTCCCTGTGCTCCTTCAATAGGTACAAGGCTACATCCCCATTTCGTTTAGGTTTTTGGCTTATCTAGTCTGCATATATCCTTTTCACTGTGAAATGTCTGTgatctgcattctttttttttttgtagagacagagtctcactttatggccctgtgtagagtgccgtggcctcacacagctcacagcaacctccaactcctgggcttaagcaattctcttgcctcagcctcccaagcagctgggactacaggcacccgccataacgcctggctattttttggttgcagtttggccggggccgggtttgaacctgccaccctcggtatatggggccggcgccttaccgactgagccacaggcgccgcctgcattCTTACATTATACACATGCACTTTCTTTtcactggaatttttttctttgaaatgtattGTTATGATTTCCTGTCTTCTCTTTTAGAACATCTTAAGTAACACTCTGCATTCAAGCTCCCAGTGGGTTCCCAGTCACAAATATGATGCAGATTTCCATAGTCCTCAAAGGTGTTTATGTGTCAGGGCAATGCGACACAGGAAGCTGATGTGGGAAGTTGTAAGATAAGGTGACATTGGAAAGATGTTTCATCAAAATGCCAAAGTGTACGAAAGCACATCCCTCCCTCCTATCTCTGCACATTATGTCAAGTGGTCAAGCAGTTCCTAAGCAACCGTGTGGAGGTGGTTGCTAGGTTGGCTTGTCACATGTCCCCAGATTCAGCGATAAAGAGCTAGTGCATTCAGATAGTTAAATTGCTTAAAGAGACAGTAAGGCCAGCATGATGTCAGCTCCCATGTCCCCAGTCCCACAAGATGACACTAAATCAGAAGGGCCAGGTGACAGGCAGCACAGGTAGTGAGTCACTGTGTCACTGAAGAGCCAACTCTGAACTAACAGCCAAGCAATTTTATGGAAGACTCACATAGCAGCCTGCAGCGGTGTCCTGAGCGTGGTCTGGGTGGAAGGCACTAGGCCTCACCAGAGCCAGGGAGGCCAAGGAAAAATCACCTCAGGGCAGTGCGTCCCCAGGCTGCTTGAAATGCTCTGTTCTAGGAACAATCACAGGACACAAGACAGACTTCAGTAAGGCCTTTGCCTATGTGGCCATATGTGGACACGTGAGAGGTCCCAATGGCATCATGGCAGAGCTGATCCCCTACAAGTGTACCACCCGACCATCATGGAGCCAGCTAACAATTCATTCAAGAAGCATACGCCACCCCATCAGATGCCCTGTTTAATTGTACCCAGAGGGTTAATTGTAATTGGATGGAATCCTTCCTATTTGTCTTACGCGACATCAGATGAGAGTAACTGTGGCTATGGCCCCAAGTAGAATGATCAGACCCACATGCAGGATAGGGTCTCTTATCCTTGCCCCTAACTtcataattaaacattttatccaAATGGGAGATGGGAAGTGCTCTTTTGGAAAATTGCCATATGTACAGCCCTTATTacctgtttttttattattattattattattattattatgtgtgtgtgtt includes:
- the LOC128578008 gene encoding actin-related protein 2/3 complex subunit 3-like — translated: MPAYHSFLMDPDTKLIGYMALLPIRNQFKGPAPRETKDTDIVDEAIDYFKANVFFKNYEIKNEADRTLIYITLYISECLKKLQKCNSKSQGEKEMYTLEITNFLIPGEPGFPLNAIYAKPANKQEDEVMRAYLQQLRQETGLRLCEKVFDPQNDKLSKWWTCFVRDNS